A window of the Danio aesculapii chromosome 10, fDanAes4.1, whole genome shotgun sequence genome harbors these coding sequences:
- the avd gene encoding avidin codes for MSSLIWHLVFWTLLTSKTASANESSTPNAQVSYCNVTGVWRNELGSTLRVKAEGSEVRGVYQTAVETTRGAAGHHRSGRIIGMVSDGTQPTFSFSVLWEKGSCSAWVGQCFILDDGAQVLKTFWMLRSVADNLASAWGSTRMGEDVFFKTGVSN; via the exons ATGAGTTCGTTAATATGGCATTTGGTTTTCTGGACTTTGTTGACCTCCAAAACCGCGTCCGCAAACGAGTCCTCAACGCCGAATGCGCAG GTGAGCTACTGTAATGTTACCGGTGTTTGGCGCAACGAGCTGGGCTCCACGCTGCGGGTGAAGGCTGAAGGCTCGGAGGTCAGAGGTGTGTACCAGACCGCTGTTGAGACCACGCGTGGAGCCGCAGGTCATCACCGCTCCGGCCGCATCATCGGGATGGTCAGTGACGGGACTCAACCTACCTTCTCTTTCTCCGTGCTATGGGAGAAAG GTTCATGCTCTGCTTGGGTTGGTCAGTGCTTTATTTTAGATGACGGGGCACAAGTGCTGAAAACCTTCTGGATGTTGCGCAGTGTTGCAGACAATTTGGCAAGTGCCTGGGGAAGTACCAG aATGGGAGAAGATGTATTTTTCAAGACTGGAGTTTCCAATTAA